The following is a genomic window from Fulvia fulva chromosome 9, complete sequence.
GTGTAGGCTTGTAGGTACTCGGCTTTCCGCATTTTCTTTCACTATGAATCAGGGACGTTTCGCTACATGCGGAGCTGTTATGCTCGAGAGATACATGAGACTCAGGCGCCGAAGAGCGACCTTAGACCGCTAAAGATAGGGGTACCAAGCCCAGTCACTGCGTCCCAACCGACGCTCGTATACAACCCAGTGTCCTCATCTGGGGCGGGGCAGCCAAAGGCCGCGCCTGAGATTATGTCGGTGAATGCGCCTTGACTACCGTAAATAGTCGGATGGACGTATCCGACTCTGCCTTTGCCTACTGCGCGCCTCGCGTCATTGATGAGCGCAAGTACTGCTGCCATGAGAGGAGTGGCAGCAGAGGTGCCTCCAGCGACGACGAACTGGCCGTTGAAGCTGATTGGGTAATTGCTACCCTGCGCAGATACGTCGGGAATGCCCCGTCCAGCTTTGTTGTACTTGCCGGCTGAGCGTGAGCCCAGCGAGTCGACGTACGCGCTGGTGTAGGCACTTTGGTAGGATGGCGCTGGGAAGAGGTTGCTGAATCCAGATCCGGTCCAGAATCGAGAAATTGTCGTGTTAACAGCGAACTCGGGCGAAAAGTCTTGCGTGGCAGAGGTCGTAAGGATGTAAGGGCACCCAGAGGGGTACGTCGGGAAGAACGAATCAGCACAAGATAGGGCAGTGTATCCCTGGACAGTGTCAACGCCATTGTCCCCAGAGCCCACAACCACTGTCGTTCCAAGTGCCGTGAGCTTCTGCGCGACGGCACACATGGCTTGCGCTTGACTCTCGGAGTAATCGATTTCGTTTGCGGCGTACGAAATGCTGACCACGCCCGGCCGATCGCTATCAGCCAAGTCGATGTAATACTGCGGAGACGGTGTCAGGACTCGACTTCTTGAATTTTAACCAGGGGCCACATACCTGCATTCCCTCTGCAAAGCCGTCTGCGGTGGACTGCCGGAAAGACACAAATTGGTTCACTAAAGGATACGTCGCTGACACCGTAGTCTGAACGTCTAGATTCGATTCCGCGCTTGGGTTGTTCTGATCGGGTTGTGCGCCATTTGCGGCAGCGATTGGCAATTGGTATCCAGATGCATCGCTTCGATAGGTTTCGAGGAAGGTTGTGAGATCTGCCTGGCTTGCACTATGGCACGTTGTCATCAATTTGAGTCTCCTGTAGCAAGACTTGCTTACTTACGCGTCTCCATTAAGACCAAGGACTGAAATGTCGATGGCGCCGGCTACGGGTTTCGGCGTGTAGCTGCTTAGTCCATAGAGGTCGCGGCGACATTCCGGTGTCACCGTCTGGAGGTTGCAAGACCCAGGGGCAGCACGCTTTTCGTTCTCCATACTGATCGCATCGAGCTGTCGTGGTTCATGCACGGTagaaggaggaggggcaAAAAAGGCGATGGGGCTGACGTCGATAACGTGTTCAGCGATAGCTGCAGGGACGGTGTACTCCTTGGCGCGGCGGACAGTCTGTCCATCGGTAGGGCGTGTCCAATCCACAAGCTGGGTGGCGAAGATTTTGTTGACTTGGTCCACGGTACCCTGGACAGTCACAAAGTCTTGCAACTTGGAGAATGAGATGGCATCCTCCGGGATGCCGTGAGACGTGAGCAGAGATCTGATATCTGCGATGGAGCTGGGCGCAGGTGCAGTGTACTGAGTGAGTTCCTCCGTGGTCAGCCATTCACCGCCCGACTGCGCGATCTGCACCATGCGGGAATCAAGCTGGTCCAGCTGAGCACCTTTGAGCGCCATTGTGAACTCATACGGTATTGATTGCTGTGATACCCCAAGTCGCTGGAAGCCGGGAGAGATCCTTTGAGGTGCTCGCGTTGGTGTGCCCGAAGGGGTGGTCGGTGGAGCACCATACACGCCCCCAGCAAGTGCGAGGCAAACAATGTACAGCGCTCGGAGCGAAGAAGATGACTTGGCCATTGTGGCGCGGTAATTGCGTGCAAGGGATTAAAAGAGTTATCAGCACAAGACAGAGCTGATACACACCATGGTCCTGGGGCACAGCGTCTGCTAAATAGGCAATCATTCTGGTGCAGCAACGCAGTGGTTGCACGATTGTTGCAACGAAGAATGTGACCTGCCAATCTTCCACTAGTCGCTTTCTTCATCGTATCTCGCAAAGGCTGTTTCGAGTAGCCTGAAATGGTGGTCATGAGATACGTGTAGGTACTGTCTTCACAGCTTCCTTGAGCGGTATAGTGCCCTGGCATAGACTCTCGTAGTATGTCGAATAGTCTCTCGGCCGGACAGCGCTGTAGTAGCAATGTCGATTGCAACATTGAGTGGACACTAAGGTGTTGTCCAACTCAATGATGATTGTATGTCGTCCTTTTTGACTCCGGAGGGATAATGCATAATTAGCGCG
Proteins encoded in this region:
- a CDS encoding Tripeptidyl-peptidase sed3; this translates as MAKSSSSLRALYIVCLALAGGVYGAPPTTPSGTPTRAPQRISPGFQRLGVSQQSIPYEFTMALKGAQLDQLDSRMVQIAQSGGEWLTTEELTQYTAPAPSSIADIRSLLTSHGIPEDAISFSKLQDFVTVQGTVDQVNKIFATQLVDWTRPTDGQTVRRAKEYTVPAAIAEHVIDVSPIAFFAPPPSTVHEPRQLDAISMENEKRAAPGSCNLQTVTPECRRDLYGLSSYTPKPVAGAIDISVLGLNGDAASQADLTTFLETYRSDASGYQLPIAAANGAQPDQNNPSAESNLDVQTTVSATYPLVNQFVSFRQSTADGFAEGMQYYIDLADSDRPGVVSISYAANEIDYSESQAQAMCAVAQKLTALGTTVVVGSGDNGVDTVQGYTALSCADSFFPTYPSGCPYILTTSATQDFSPEFAVNTTISRFWTGSGFSNLFPAPSYQSAYTSAYVDSLGSRSAGKYNKAGRGIPDVSAQGSNYPISFNGQFVVAGGTSAATPLMAAVLALINDARRAVGKGRVGYVHPTIYGSQGAFTDIISGAAFGCPAPDEDTGLYTSVGWDAVTGLGTPIFSGLRSLFGA